A section of the Ignavibacteriales bacterium genome encodes:
- a CDS encoding glycoside hydrolase family 3 C-terminal domain-containing protein, protein MKRFLIIPVVLMLSGFLYTGPERSLDKVTTASDTSAFIEEKLSSMTLREKIGQMLVSSSKGFQLDKSGDEYKRLQKAVNEEKVGGFIFFQGTSRDEAELINDLQTQSNIPLLISADFERGTKMRLDDGSLFPNNMGIGATRDPNLAYHMGRIIAMECRALGIHQNYAPVVDVNNNANNPIINVRSFGEDPYLVSELADAMIKGLQDGGVIATAKHFPGHGDTDIDSHNDLPVLNFGMDRLDSVELVPYFSAIRNNVMSIMIAHLAFPAVEHEPFVPASLSQKLVKDLLIDYMGYKGLIVTDALNMEGIKKHFTTQQVAVMCVEAGIDLILMPQGEKETIDAIEKAVNDGTVTEERINESVRKILKAKLWLGLFENNIVDVEKAVNTINSKEAQDLSKIIAEASITLVKDDMDALPLSDMSGKNCAVVSINNGLETANTGFFKDEFEKVAKSKFNNYSYTSVNGDVTNSNEILASVENADVIVVPIYAKVKIKTGTVGLPQSQLDLIKSLIATGKKVIVISFGNPYLIQGFLETPAYICAYGDGESSISATIRAIFGEIKFNGKLPVSISDEYKFGTGLMK, encoded by the coding sequence TTGAAAAGATTTTTAATAATCCCGGTAGTATTAATGCTATCGGGATTTCTTTACACAGGTCCGGAAAGATCACTCGATAAAGTCACAACTGCATCCGACACATCCGCCTTCATTGAGGAAAAACTCTCCTCTATGACACTGCGCGAAAAGATCGGGCAAATGCTCGTTTCCTCTTCTAAAGGATTCCAATTAGACAAATCCGGTGATGAATACAAGCGCTTGCAAAAAGCTGTCAACGAAGAAAAAGTAGGCGGTTTCATCTTCTTCCAGGGCACATCCAGGGATGAAGCGGAACTGATAAACGACCTTCAAACACAATCTAACATTCCACTTTTAATATCAGCCGACTTCGAGCGCGGTACCAAGATGCGTCTCGATGACGGAAGCCTCTTCCCTAATAATATGGGCATCGGCGCTACTCGCGACCCTAACCTTGCCTATCACATGGGAAGGATTATCGCAATGGAATGCCGGGCTCTGGGTATTCATCAAAATTACGCTCCGGTCGTAGATGTAAATAACAACGCCAACAATCCCATTATTAATGTTAGGTCTTTCGGTGAGGATCCGTACCTTGTTTCAGAATTAGCAGATGCCATGATAAAAGGTCTACAGGACGGTGGAGTTATTGCCACCGCGAAACACTTCCCCGGACATGGTGATACCGACATCGACTCGCATAATGACCTTCCTGTGCTGAATTTCGGCATGGACAGGCTTGATTCTGTCGAACTCGTTCCTTATTTCTCTGCCATCAGGAATAATGTTATGTCAATTATGATTGCGCACCTTGCGTTTCCGGCTGTCGAGCATGAGCCTTTCGTGCCCGCTTCACTTTCTCAAAAGCTCGTTAAAGACCTTTTGATAGATTACATGGGCTATAAAGGTCTTATCGTGACCGACGCGCTTAATATGGAAGGGATCAAAAAGCATTTTACTACGCAACAGGTTGCTGTGATGTGTGTTGAAGCCGGTATCGACCTTATTCTTATGCCACAGGGCGAAAAAGAAACCATCGACGCTATCGAAAAAGCAGTTAATGACGGAACAGTAACAGAAGAAAGAATAAATGAATCCGTGAGGAAGATCCTCAAAGCAAAACTTTGGCTCGGACTATTCGAAAACAATATCGTAGATGTCGAGAAAGCAGTGAACACAATTAATTCAAAGGAAGCACAGGACCTTTCTAAAATAATTGCGGAAGCTTCCATCACACTCGTAAAAGACGATATGGATGCCCTGCCCCTTAGTGATATGTCCGGGAAAAATTGCGCCGTCGTCTCAATCAATAACGGTCTCGAAACCGCAAACACCGGTTTCTTTAAAGATGAATTCGAGAAAGTTGCTAAAAGTAAATTTAATAACTACTCTTACACCTCCGTCAATGGTGACGTAACAAATTCAAATGAGATATTAGCATCGGTAGAAAATGCCGACGTAATAGTAGTACCCATTTATGCAAAAGTAAAAATAAAGACCGGCACTGTCGGTCTTCCGCAGTCACAGCTCGATCTTATAAAAAGCCTCATTGCAACCGGCAAAAAGGTTATCGTCATTTCATTTGGAAATCCATACCTCATACAGGGATTTCTTGAAACCCCCGCGTATATCTGCGCTTACGGTGATGGTGAATCATCCATATCCGCCACGATCAGAGCGATATTCGGCGAGATCAAATTCAACGGAAAACTTCCTGTTTCCATATCAGATGAGTATAAATTCGGAACTGGATTGATGAAATAA
- a CDS encoding slipin family protein: protein MGEALISVLFVFGGIFAFIIFIILVRSFRILNEYERGVIFRLGKYVAVKGPGLIILVPIMDKMVKLSLRTIALDVPAQDIITKDNVSVKVNAVVYFRVKDPNLAVIQVEDYMYATSLISQTTLRTVTGQSDLDDLLAHRELINSKLKELIDKETEPWGIQVLNVELKNVDLPGEMIRAMSRQAEAERDKRAKIINSEGEYMSAQKLAEAAKILASNESALQLRYLQVMTEIAAEKNSTMIVPLPMEIMRFFESMTAKNNREK from the coding sequence ATGGGTGAAGCATTAATTTCCGTACTGTTTGTATTTGGAGGAATATTTGCCTTCATAATATTCATAATACTGGTAAGGTCCTTCAGAATACTCAATGAATATGAACGGGGTGTTATATTCCGTCTGGGTAAATATGTCGCTGTAAAAGGTCCCGGATTGATAATACTTGTCCCCATTATGGATAAAATGGTTAAGCTCAGCCTGAGAACGATCGCTCTCGATGTTCCCGCGCAGGATATTATCACAAAAGACAACGTTTCCGTAAAAGTGAACGCGGTTGTTTACTTCAGAGTTAAAGATCCTAATCTCGCCGTTATACAGGTTGAGGATTATATGTACGCTACCTCTCTTATTTCACAGACAACTTTGCGTACCGTTACAGGTCAGAGTGATCTCGACGATCTTCTTGCTCACAGAGAGCTCATTAATAGCAAACTGAAAGAACTTATAGATAAGGAAACCGAACCATGGGGTATCCAGGTACTTAACGTTGAACTCAAGAACGTTGACCTGCCGGGTGAAATGATAAGAGCAATGTCCAGACAGGCAGAAGCCGAAAGAGACAAAAGAGCTAAGATCATCAATTCCGAAGGTGAATACATGTCAGCGCAAAAGCTTGCTGAAGCTGCAAAGATACTCGCATCGAATGAGAGCGCATTACAGTTAAGGTACTTACAGGTTATGACTGAGATAGCCGCTGAGAAGAATTCGACAATGATAGTACCATTGCCAATGGAGATTATGAGGTTCTTTGAATCGATGACTGCCAAAAACAACAGAGAAAAATAA
- a CDS encoding RNA polymerase sigma factor, with protein sequence MYRDTEKFISLLKPHYNDALNYCKGLCYKLSYDDARDLFQESMLKSLENIGSLKDDSKFRSWLFTIITREFYNSRRKNFWKRFSSTEAIQIPDVFEKNSTNGNGSKNNDDRFTLLKALSQLKPKERSAILLFEIGGFSVEDICRMENEKSLSAVKSRLSRTREKLRKIINQLESNSGSGEKVNSNHIGDLENETIRIIAGLKAEK encoded by the coding sequence ATGTATCGCGATACAGAAAAATTTATTTCACTGTTAAAGCCCCATTACAATGACGCACTAAACTATTGTAAGGGACTATGTTACAAGCTGTCATACGATGATGCGCGTGACCTTTTCCAGGAATCTATGTTAAAATCCCTGGAAAACATCGGATCATTGAAAGACGATAGCAAGTTCCGTTCGTGGCTTTTCACTATAATTACACGGGAATTTTATAACAGCCGTAGAAAAAACTTTTGGAAAAGATTTTCTTCGACTGAGGCGATACAGATCCCGGACGTATTCGAAAAAAACTCCACAAACGGTAACGGTTCTAAAAACAACGATGATAGGTTTACCCTGTTAAAAGCTCTCTCTCAGTTAAAACCTAAAGAGCGGTCTGCTATCCTTCTTTTTGAGATTGGCGGGTTTTCGGTCGAGGATATTTGCCGGATGGAAAATGAAAAAAGCCTCTCTGCCGTAAAATCCAGACTTAGCAGAACCAGGGAAAAGCTTAGAAAAATAATAAATCAATTAGAGAGTAACTCCGGTTCCGGAGAAAAAGTTAATTCAAATCACATAGGAGATCTGGAAAATGAGACAATCAGGATCATCGCAGGACTCAAAGCAGAAAAATAA
- a CDS encoding tRNA-dihydrouridine synthase, with protein sequence MEDVSEPPFRLVCKRKGADIVYTEFISSEGLIRDGKRSKEKLFFYEEERPIAIQIFGGVEDSMIEAAKISESANPDFIDINCGCWVKNVALRGAGAGLLKDLPRMRIIAESVLKNVNLPVTLKTRLGWDKDNIVIVDVAKIMEEIGIQALGVHCRLRGQGNKGEPDWTWVRRIKDAGVEIPIILNGGIKSPEDVKFVFDTYQPDAVMIGQAAMLNPFIFRQVKHYLKTGEHELDPTIEERVDTCLLQLRLCVELKGERLGVKEFRKYYTGYFRNLRNINGFRIDLMKYEQLPPLEDKLLWFRENYEQVIGAYTPAIV encoded by the coding sequence ATGGAAGACGTGTCCGAACCCCCGTTCCGGCTCGTTTGCAAAAGGAAGGGCGCGGATATCGTCTATACTGAGTTTATCTCCAGCGAGGGCTTGATTCGTGACGGGAAAAGATCGAAGGAAAAGCTCTTCTTCTACGAGGAAGAGAGACCAATAGCCATTCAGATATTCGGCGGGGTGGAGGATTCCATGATTGAAGCCGCTAAAATATCCGAATCAGCCAATCCCGATTTCATAGATATTAACTGCGGATGCTGGGTAAAGAACGTTGCTTTGAGAGGTGCGGGCGCTGGTCTTTTAAAAGACCTTCCCCGCATGAGAATAATAGCTGAATCCGTCTTAAAAAACGTTAACCTCCCTGTAACTTTAAAAACACGCCTCGGCTGGGATAAAGATAATATTGTCATCGTCGATGTCGCAAAGATTATGGAAGAAATAGGCATACAGGCTCTCGGAGTACACTGCCGGCTTAGAGGACAGGGCAATAAGGGAGAACCCGACTGGACGTGGGTAAGAAGAATTAAAGACGCCGGAGTTGAGATACCAATAATACTCAACGGAGGAATAAAATCTCCCGAAGACGTAAAGTTTGTCTTTGACACATATCAGCCGGACGCGGTCATGATAGGACAGGCCGCAATGCTAAACCCCTTCATCTTCCGCCAGGTAAAACACTACTTAAAAACTGGTGAACATGAACTCGATCCAACGATCGAAGAGCGTGTGGACACATGCCTTTTACAGCTCAGATTATGCGTTGAGCTAAAAGGCGAACGGCTAGGCGTAAAAGAATTTAGAAAATATTACACAGGATACTTTAGAAATCTCAGGAATATTAACGGTTTTAGAATTGATCTGATGAAATACGAGCAGCTTCCTCCTCTCGAAGATAAACTGCTTTGGTTCCGCGAAAATTACGAACAGGTCATCGGTGCATACACACCGGCTATTGTATAA
- a CDS encoding serine hydrolase, with protein MKYFLIIFALLFSHYSFAQDDIAQKLDQIVDEYYKMEIFSGTVIVVKDDTPVFEKAVGYSSRESKTPNNIGTIFNIGSIQKTFTKVLLLQLIQDGRLDLNDKLGKYITGFSDPRAENATIKEIMIMMGGFGDYLNNPDIAQNPDRYSSIGDILTEIKKEPLLFDPGTKEMYSNSGYVVLGGVLEEIYGKTYSEILKEKILDPLGMNRSLFIRNDAKAENKAVGYMIAPDGNIMDVRQFNVAPTSAGGMFSNVYDLLKFGQSLMEDNKLLNDEHKFLLYDLGPGGKSNYSSWKSIRSSNSFGVGWAGGSPGWNSMLVQRGSSPRYTVIVLSNYDEPSAEALYSQIRNVLNGKEPETVRLPLERFVYNEIKSRGIDDFTNNYEKIFSENGYVIRDDLPLNMVGYALLQNDLINEAIAVFKLNVKLYPNIPNCYDSLGEAYMVGGNKEEAIKNYETVLKMQPGNKNAQQMLDKLNAP; from the coding sequence ATGAAGTATTTCCTAATAATATTCGCATTACTATTTTCGCATTATTCATTTGCGCAGGATGACATTGCTCAAAAACTCGATCAAATTGTTGATGAGTACTACAAAATGGAAATCTTTTCCGGAACGGTTATTGTAGTTAAAGATGACACTCCTGTATTCGAGAAAGCCGTCGGCTACTCTTCCAGGGAAAGCAAGACTCCAAATAACATAGGAACAATTTTCAATATCGGCTCTATACAGAAAACGTTTACAAAGGTGCTCCTGCTTCAGCTCATCCAGGATGGCAGGCTTGACCTGAACGACAAGCTTGGAAAATATATAACAGGATTCTCCGACCCAAGAGCTGAGAATGCTACTATAAAAGAGATAATGATAATGATGGGCGGTTTCGGAGATTACCTTAATAATCCTGATATAGCTCAAAATCCGGACAGATATTCCTCTATAGGTGACATACTCACAGAGATCAAAAAAGAACCGTTGCTATTCGACCCCGGCACAAAAGAAATGTATTCTAATTCCGGTTATGTTGTGTTAGGCGGAGTCCTCGAAGAAATTTACGGCAAGACCTACTCTGAGATTTTAAAAGAAAAAATTCTCGACCCGCTCGGTATGAACAGGTCTCTCTTTATTAGAAACGACGCAAAAGCTGAAAATAAAGCAGTCGGATATATGATCGCTCCGGACGGAAATATCATGGATGTTAGACAGTTTAATGTAGCACCTACCTCTGCCGGAGGAATGTTCAGTAATGTATATGACCTGCTTAAATTCGGGCAGTCATTAATGGAGGACAATAAACTCCTTAATGATGAGCACAAATTCCTCCTATATGACCTCGGTCCGGGAGGTAAGAGCAATTACAGTTCGTGGAAAAGCATAAGATCAAGTAATTCTTTCGGTGTAGGTTGGGCTGGTGGATCGCCGGGGTGGAATTCTATGCTGGTACAGCGCGGAAGCAGTCCCCGCTATACTGTGATAGTCCTCTCAAATTATGATGAGCCCTCAGCAGAAGCCCTCTATTCACAAATAAGAAACGTTCTCAACGGTAAAGAACCGGAAACAGTCCGGCTTCCTTTGGAGAGATTTGTTTACAATGAGATTAAATCACGTGGAATCGATGACTTTACTAATAACTATGAGAAGATATTCTCTGAAAACGGATACGTGATCCGGGATGACCTGCCTTTAAACATGGTCGGTTATGCCTTACTGCAAAATGATTTAATAAATGAAGCCATAGCCGTGTTCAAACTGAATGTCAAACTTTACCCTAATATTCCTAATTGTTACGATAGCCTGGGTGAAGCTTATATGGTGGGAGGAAATAAAGAAGAGGCAATAAAAAATTACGAGACCGTGCTAAAAATGCAACCGGGAAATAAGAACGCACAGCAAATGCTGGATAAACTTAACGCCCCTTAA
- a CDS encoding T9SS type A sorting domain-containing protein, translating to MRHLYIILISLSLTAFFVQNGYSQDLVQSYDGIKFIVHGSESMAPFNGGLDDTRYQFVDIDGDNDYDLFTFDKDTTLYFYRNIGTPQNAKFQLISQKYLGLDIKTWFYFTDIDHDNDYDLFAGWANQTCRYFKNTGSPTNPQFTLTVNELRTNTDTTILTDQSCHTIFKDMDNDGDLDLFTGVSIGSIKYYENIGTPSAFNFKYITDVWEDILIISPADKPGSLLQTDDERHGANAFEFADVDNDNDFDLFFGDLFSKGIYYIRNDGTVSDPNMVIVDSNYPGNQPFESLGYNSVRLVDIDNDNDLDMFVSVLYASQTRDNFVLYKNNGTANNPLFQKTTDNYLVPVDVGSNSNIAIADLTGDGLPDMLVGATDQVVSFYKNTGTANLPQFTLQIDTLPLQYESFNYSPALADLDNDGDLDLIVGSYFLGKAKYYKNTGSQSNFNFVFQANLNTIGVDSLGQANTPALVDLDNDGDYDLYAGDNNGRIQYYENTGTASNFNFVFRTKFYAGIDVGDESVPRFYDIDGDNDYDLFIGKRDGYISYYKNEGTPSVPNFVLQTHTFKNINAGRNSCPEFVDIDNDTDPDLFVGNFKGGLYYYNNHDIIGIHTISNTVPEEFSLGQNYPNPFNPSTNIAFDIPVNGFVQLKIYDITGREVSTLVNQDLKPGSYSYSWNPENLSSGIYFYTLKTESFISTRKMLLLK from the coding sequence ATGAGACACCTGTATATAATATTGATTTCCCTGTCCCTAACCGCATTTTTTGTGCAAAATGGTTACTCCCAGGATCTTGTCCAGAGCTATGACGGCATAAAATTCATTGTTCACGGTAGTGAATCTATGGCGCCGTTTAATGGAGGTTTGGATGATACCCGCTATCAATTCGTCGATATCGACGGTGATAATGACTATGACCTGTTTACTTTCGATAAAGATACAACCCTTTACTTTTATAGAAATATCGGCACACCGCAGAATGCTAAGTTCCAGCTGATTTCTCAAAAATATCTTGGACTCGATATTAAAACATGGTTCTACTTTACCGACATTGACCATGATAATGATTATGACCTTTTCGCGGGATGGGCTAACCAAACATGCAGGTATTTTAAAAACACGGGAAGCCCAACCAATCCGCAGTTCACTCTCACTGTTAATGAATTAAGAACAAATACCGACACGACGATCCTTACGGACCAGAGTTGTCACACGATATTTAAGGACATGGATAATGACGGTGACCTCGATCTATTCACCGGGGTTTCGATTGGAAGCATCAAGTATTACGAAAACATCGGCACTCCATCGGCATTCAACTTTAAATACATTACCGATGTCTGGGAAGATATTCTGATTATTTCACCCGCCGACAAACCGGGCTCACTGCTTCAAACCGACGACGAACGGCACGGCGCAAACGCATTCGAGTTCGCCGATGTGGACAATGATAACGATTTCGATCTTTTCTTTGGCGACCTGTTCTCCAAGGGAATTTATTATATAAGAAACGATGGCACTGTCTCTGATCCGAACATGGTTATTGTGGACAGCAATTACCCCGGCAATCAGCCTTTTGAATCGCTCGGATATAATTCCGTCCGCCTCGTAGACATTGATAATGATAACGACCTGGACATGTTCGTTTCCGTACTGTACGCATCACAGACACGCGATAATTTCGTCTTATACAAAAACAACGGTACTGCAAACAATCCGCTTTTCCAAAAAACAACAGACAATTACCTCGTTCCTGTGGATGTAGGCAGTAATAGTAACATCGCAATTGCTGACTTAACCGGCGACGGTCTGCCTGATATGCTCGTCGGTGCTACCGACCAGGTAGTTTCATTCTATAAGAATACCGGTACTGCTAATCTCCCGCAGTTCACATTGCAAATTGATACATTGCCCTTGCAGTACGAGAGTTTTAATTACTCCCCGGCGCTGGCTGACCTCGATAATGACGGCGACCTCGACCTGATAGTTGGAAGCTACTTCCTTGGTAAGGCAAAATATTACAAGAATACCGGCTCGCAATCAAATTTCAATTTTGTCTTCCAGGCAAATCTTAATACCATCGGAGTAGACAGTCTCGGGCAGGCAAATACACCCGCTCTTGTGGATCTCGATAATGACGGAGACTATGACCTATACGCAGGCGACAATAATGGACGCATACAATATTACGAAAATACCGGCACTGCATCGAATTTCAACTTCGTCTTCCGCACTAAATTCTACGCGGGTATTGATGTAGGCGATGAAAGCGTTCCACGCTTTTACGACATCGACGGTGATAATGACTATGACCTTTTCATCGGTAAACGTGACGGTTATATTTCATATTATAAAAACGAGGGCACTCCTTCTGTTCCTAACTTCGTTCTCCAAACTCACACATTCAAAAATATTAATGCCGGACGCAATTCCTGCCCTGAATTCGTGGACATCGACAATGACACCGACCCCGATCTTTTCGTCGGGAATTTTAAAGGAGGGCTGTATTACTATAATAATCACGACATAATTGGAATTCATACCATTTCCAATACCGTCCCTGAGGAGTTTTCTTTAGGCCAGAACTACCCCAACCCCTTCAATCCATCTACAAATATCGCTTTCGATATTCCCGTAAATGGCTTTGTTCAACTGAAGATCTATGACATCACCGGCAGAGAGGTTTCGACTCTCGTAAACCAAGATCTCAAACCCGGCTCTTACAGCTACAGCTGGAACCCGGAGAACCTTTCATCCGGAATTTATTTCTACACACTCAAAACAGAAAGCTTTATTTCTACACGAAAAATGCTTTTGTTGAAATAA
- a CDS encoding DUF389 domain-containing protein, with translation MTRKKPSISESSTEKSAQHSMDSVYGGFKKFLLTLKQFVNIKEGTDYVTCIEDLRGSIYLRGSNFWFLICSTLLACIGLDLNSSAVIIGAMLISPLMFSILGIGVSAGINDEKGALLSIREFAITVLLGLLTATIYFWLTPLGLPTAEILARVKPTLLDVGVALFGGIAGIIANTRKKVSSAIPGVAIATALIPPLCVAGFGIAKGMWEVFFGAFYLLLINSVFISAAAYGVVKVLRFPLHEHINPEKEKKRRIVYYAFLIIIIIPSIYIFYGIIVEAKVKNQVNSFLNQNLNKENSQVINWRIQQKGDTLKEIKIYLVGDKLPPERKDSLQGILPYYGLDGYNLDIREMGSSSDLKSDITQEIMNTIEQENQIDERDVEIERLNSMLKSRTLDSSKITGLLADIRTFNPEIRKLGFSYIDQKEIRPDTTIILRMPTLLMEWSESINNSEQKEQEAKIYEFIKQELAIDTLQIVKYAK, from the coding sequence TTGACCCGCAAAAAACCTTCAATATCGGAAAGCTCTACTGAGAAAAGCGCACAGCATTCAATGGATTCCGTTTACGGCGGTTTCAAGAAGTTTCTTCTTACCCTAAAGCAGTTTGTAAATATAAAAGAAGGAACCGACTATGTTACCTGTATTGAGGACTTGCGCGGTTCTATCTACCTACGTGGATCTAATTTCTGGTTTCTGATCTGCTCTACATTACTTGCCTGTATCGGTCTCGACCTGAATTCGTCCGCTGTTATCATCGGTGCTATGCTTATCTCCCCGTTAATGTTTTCCATTCTCGGCATCGGCGTATCTGCGGGAATAAACGACGAAAAAGGCGCTCTTCTTTCAATAAGAGAATTCGCTATTACAGTATTGCTTGGTTTATTGACGGCAACTATATATTTCTGGCTGACACCGCTTGGTTTACCCACTGCGGAAATTCTTGCCAGGGTCAAACCTACCCTGCTGGATGTTGGTGTAGCGCTATTCGGCGGTATCGCCGGTATAATTGCAAACACACGTAAGAAAGTTTCATCCGCCATTCCTGGTGTTGCTATTGCAACCGCCCTTATTCCCCCGCTCTGTGTTGCCGGTTTTGGTATTGCAAAAGGAATGTGGGAGGTATTTTTTGGAGCATTTTACCTTCTTCTTATAAACTCAGTCTTTATAAGCGCCGCCGCGTACGGTGTGGTGAAAGTATTAAGGTTTCCACTGCACGAGCATATTAACCCGGAAAAGGAAAAGAAAAGACGTATCGTATATTATGCATTCCTAATAATAATTATTATACCGAGCATATATATCTTCTATGGCATTATTGTGGAGGCAAAGGTAAAGAACCAGGTAAATTCCTTCCTTAATCAAAACCTGAATAAAGAGAACAGCCAGGTGATTAATTGGCGCATTCAGCAAAAAGGTGACACGCTAAAAGAAATAAAAATATATCTCGTTGGAGATAAACTTCCCCCCGAAAGAAAAGACAGTTTACAGGGGATACTTCCCTATTATGGACTTGATGGATACAACCTCGATATTAGGGAGATGGGATCTTCGTCTGACCTGAAGAGCGATATTACACAGGAGATTATGAATACTATCGAGCAGGAAAATCAGATAGATGAGAGGGATGTCGAGATCGAGCGGCTGAATAGTATGCTCAAGTCCAGAACGCTGGACTCATCAAAAATAACGGGTTTGCTTGCGGACATACGAACCTTTAACCCGGAGATAAGGAAACTAGGATTTTCATACATAGATCAAAAAGAGATACGCCCCGACACAACTATTATTTTAAGAATGCCCACTCTTCTTATGGAGTGGAGTGAATCTATTAATAATTCGGAACAGAAAGAACAGGAAGCAAAAATTTATGAATTTATCAAACAGGAACTCGCGATCGACACTTTGCAGATAGTCAAATATGCAAAATAA
- a CDS encoding aspartyl protease family protein: MIKKFFIIALLLLTSGSIYATAQDDAVVIVIKETPNGVEFEKVPIENNGTIVFSGSDIITAVLPISQGRAGEYIELKNKEDKLVLSYRDGIIKFKAVSPDGQEFALPDIKYENLKTYEIRVNIVGGNGFKKAYMIKNYDTIEEDSGPVMNMFGDQIKPKDGEYLFSYDTRTSAVGESLKGSVPFFKHKYGWFLIEGEFSDGKKGNFIVDFGATGSVMLVDYVPKGTHLEMPVATQYSKDGEKKVEVVMQGANDTVSTDLLLGKTEPITIKFGDVIVKDATPRVVKEFPPTLVEEGNIIGVIGMDILRKSSSISFENSVMTFGSYIKKTDGSYVPVNSVGGFIVLDGTINKSPISYIVDTGARYSIIPEATLDKLSVPYWSTGEYKELRGMDNTPFKSEIVALSAGGMEIGPIQLPQKTLVMSDPQALKALGLEKDVMILGMDIMSQFSYLGVDFKNNIFVLN; encoded by the coding sequence ATGATTAAGAAATTTTTCATTATTGCCCTTTTATTGCTTACATCGGGCAGTATCTATGCGACCGCGCAAGATGACGCGGTTGTGATCGTTATCAAAGAAACCCCCAACGGGGTTGAATTTGAAAAAGTACCAATAGAAAATAACGGTACAATTGTCTTTTCGGGAAGCGATATTATTACGGCAGTTCTTCCAATAAGTCAGGGTAGAGCCGGAGAATATATCGAGCTAAAGAATAAAGAAGATAAACTAGTTCTTTCCTACAGGGATGGCATTATAAAATTTAAAGCGGTCTCCCCTGACGGACAGGAGTTTGCATTACCGGACATAAAGTATGAGAACCTCAAAACATATGAGATAAGAGTAAATATCGTCGGCGGAAATGGTTTTAAAAAGGCCTACATGATAAAAAATTATGACACAATAGAAGAAGATAGCGGACCGGTTATGAACATGTTCGGAGATCAGATCAAGCCAAAGGACGGAGAGTATCTCTTTTCTTATGATACGCGAACTTCCGCTGTGGGTGAAAGCCTCAAAGGCTCGGTTCCCTTCTTTAAACATAAATACGGATGGTTCTTGATAGAGGGAGAATTTTCCGACGGAAAGAAAGGAAATTTCATCGTAGATTTTGGAGCAACGGGCTCTGTGATGCTGGTTGATTATGTTCCGAAAGGAACGCATCTCGAAATGCCCGTCGCGACTCAATACTCTAAGGACGGTGAGAAAAAAGTCGAAGTAGTCATGCAGGGCGCAAATGACACTGTTAGCACTGACCTCCTGCTCGGCAAAACAGAGCCGATCACGATCAAGTTTGGTGATGTTATAGTTAAAGATGCTACGCCTCGCGTTGTAAAAGAATTTCCCCCGACACTTGTCGAAGAAGGAAATATTATCGGGGTGATCGGGATGGACATTTTGAGGAAATCATCCTCAATCAGTTTTGAAAACTCCGTTATGACTTTCGGCAGTTATATCAAAAAAACGGATGGATCATACGTACCGGTAAATTCGGTCGGCGGATTCATTGTACTGGACGGGACTATAAATAAATCACCTATATCCTACATCGTCGATACGGGAGCACGCTATTCCATTATCCCTGAGGCTACACTTGATAAGCTCTCTGTTCCCTACTGGTCCACAGGCGAATACAAAGAACTGCGCGGAATGGATAATACTCCATTTAAATCGGAGATCGTTGCGCTATCGGCGGGGGGAATGGAGATCGGTCCGATACAACTCCCGCAAAAAACCCTCGTCATGTCAGACCCGCAGGCTCTCAAAGCACTGGGGCTTGAAAAGGACGTCATGATATTGGGTATGGATATTATGAGTCAGTTCTCTTACCTGGGCGTAGATTTTAAAAACAACATTTTTGTGTTAAACTAA